One region of Anas acuta chromosome Z, bAnaAcu1.1, whole genome shotgun sequence genomic DNA includes:
- the TRMT10B gene encoding tRNA methyltransferase 10 homolog B isoform X3, with product MEGGEGEAGEAAALHEALRLLRIEPAAAGPSAAAGAGGAAPCSRNVLRKRRRWERVLAARRRRRRQERERSRARRDGGRGAARRHSKALAEQRLLEARASGPRLCVDLGMADRMSLKETSRLASQIRRLYGANRQAEKPFWLYLTEFVVGSLIYEECFRMNDGFSNYLMDTTQESYLDLFPLDAIVYLTPDSENVLEDIDPKKVYILGGLVDESIHKKLTLRRAQEQSLQTARLPIREYMVKAVNTKNYHSETLAINQDPKLARCLESWSFFWKRLRASRCREVTGDTSA from the exons ATGGAGGGCGGCGAGGGCGAggcgggggaggcggcggcgctcCACGAAGCGCTGCGGCTGCTCCGCATCGAgccggcggccgcggggccgagcgcggcggcgggggcgggcggagCGGCGCCGTGCTCG AGGAACGTCCTGCGGAAGCGGAGGCGCTGGGAGCGGGTGCTGGCGGcgcggaggaggcggcggcggcaggaGAGGGAGCGGAGCCGGGCGCGGCGGGACGGGGGCCGAG GGGCCGCCCGGCGGCACAGCAAGGCCCTGGCGGAGCAGCGGCTGCTGGAGGCGCGGGCGTCGGGGCCCCGGCTCTGCGTGGACCTCGGCATGGCCGACCGCATGTCGCTGAAG GAAACCAGCCGCCTCGCTTCGCAGATCAGGAGGCTCTACGGGGCCAACAGGCAGGCCGAGAAGCCGTTCTGGCTCTACCTGACGGAGTTTGTCGTGGGCTCGTTGATCTACGAGGAGTGCTTCCGCATGAACGACGGCTTCTCCAATTACTTG ATGGATACTACTCAAGAAAGTTACCTGGACCTGTTTCCTTTAGATGCAATTGTTTATCTCACTCCTGACTCTGAGaatg TCCTTGAAGATATTGATCCCAAAAAAGTGTACATCCTTGGAGGCCTGGTGGATGAAAGTATTCACAAG AAGCTGACTCTGCGAAGGGCACAAGAGCAATCCTTGCAGACAGCCCGCCTCCCAATTCGTGAGTACATGGTAAAAGCTGTAAACACCAAGAACTACCACTCGGAGACACTAGCAATTAATCAAG ACCCGAAGTTGGCCAGATGCCTTGAAAGCTGGAGTTTCTTCTGGAAAAGGCTACGTGCTTCCAGATGCAGAGAAGTAACTGGAGATACCTCAGCATGA
- the TRMT10B gene encoding tRNA methyltransferase 10 homolog B isoform X2 encodes MEGGEGEAGEAAALHEALRLLRIEPAAAGPSAAAGAGGAAPCSRNVLRKRRRWERVLAARRRRRRQERERSRARRDGGRGAARRHSKALAEQRLLEARASGPRLCVDLGMADRMSLKETSRLASQIRRLYGANRQAEKPFWLYLTEFVVGSLIYEECFRMNDGFSNYLMDTTQESYLDLFPLDAIVYLTPDSENVLEDIDPKKVYILGGLVDESIHKKLTLRRAQEQSLQTARLPIREYMVKAVNTKNYHSETLAINQVFDVLSTYYKTRSWPDALKAGVSSGKGYVLPDAEK; translated from the exons ATGGAGGGCGGCGAGGGCGAggcgggggaggcggcggcgctcCACGAAGCGCTGCGGCTGCTCCGCATCGAgccggcggccgcggggccgagcgcggcggcgggggcgggcggagCGGCGCCGTGCTCG AGGAACGTCCTGCGGAAGCGGAGGCGCTGGGAGCGGGTGCTGGCGGcgcggaggaggcggcggcggcaggaGAGGGAGCGGAGCCGGGCGCGGCGGGACGGGGGCCGAG GGGCCGCCCGGCGGCACAGCAAGGCCCTGGCGGAGCAGCGGCTGCTGGAGGCGCGGGCGTCGGGGCCCCGGCTCTGCGTGGACCTCGGCATGGCCGACCGCATGTCGCTGAAG GAAACCAGCCGCCTCGCTTCGCAGATCAGGAGGCTCTACGGGGCCAACAGGCAGGCCGAGAAGCCGTTCTGGCTCTACCTGACGGAGTTTGTCGTGGGCTCGTTGATCTACGAGGAGTGCTTCCGCATGAACGACGGCTTCTCCAATTACTTG ATGGATACTACTCAAGAAAGTTACCTGGACCTGTTTCCTTTAGATGCAATTGTTTATCTCACTCCTGACTCTGAGaatg TCCTTGAAGATATTGATCCCAAAAAAGTGTACATCCTTGGAGGCCTGGTGGATGAAAGTATTCACAAG AAGCTGACTCTGCGAAGGGCACAAGAGCAATCCTTGCAGACAGCCCGCCTCCCAATTCGTGAGTACATGGTAAAAGCTGTAAACACCAAGAACTACCACTCGGAGACACTAGCAATTAATCAAG TCTTTGATGTCTTGTCAACTTACTACAAGACCCGAAGTTGGCCAGATGCCTTGAAAGCTGGAGTTTCTTCTGGAAAAGGCTACGTGCTTCCAGATGCAGAGAAGTAA
- the TRMT10B gene encoding tRNA methyltransferase 10 homolog B isoform X4 produces MEGGEGEAGEAAALHEALRLLRIEPAAAGPSAAAGAGGAAPCSRNVLRKRRRWERVLAARRRRRRQERERSRARRDGGRGAARRHSKALAEQRLLEARASGPRLCVDLGMADRMSLKETSRLASQIRRLYGANRQAEKPFWLYLTEFVVGSLIYEECFRMNDGFSNYLMDTTQESYLDLFPLDAIVYLTPDSENVLEDIDPKKVYILGGLVDESIHKKLTLRRAQEQSLQTARLPIREYMVKAVNTKNYHSETLAINQAHSQGAGLHHSALHNSM; encoded by the exons ATGGAGGGCGGCGAGGGCGAggcgggggaggcggcggcgctcCACGAAGCGCTGCGGCTGCTCCGCATCGAgccggcggccgcggggccgagcgcggcggcgggggcgggcggagCGGCGCCGTGCTCG AGGAACGTCCTGCGGAAGCGGAGGCGCTGGGAGCGGGTGCTGGCGGcgcggaggaggcggcggcggcaggaGAGGGAGCGGAGCCGGGCGCGGCGGGACGGGGGCCGAG GGGCCGCCCGGCGGCACAGCAAGGCCCTGGCGGAGCAGCGGCTGCTGGAGGCGCGGGCGTCGGGGCCCCGGCTCTGCGTGGACCTCGGCATGGCCGACCGCATGTCGCTGAAG GAAACCAGCCGCCTCGCTTCGCAGATCAGGAGGCTCTACGGGGCCAACAGGCAGGCCGAGAAGCCGTTCTGGCTCTACCTGACGGAGTTTGTCGTGGGCTCGTTGATCTACGAGGAGTGCTTCCGCATGAACGACGGCTTCTCCAATTACTTG ATGGATACTACTCAAGAAAGTTACCTGGACCTGTTTCCTTTAGATGCAATTGTTTATCTCACTCCTGACTCTGAGaatg TCCTTGAAGATATTGATCCCAAAAAAGTGTACATCCTTGGAGGCCTGGTGGATGAAAGTATTCACAAG AAGCTGACTCTGCGAAGGGCACAAGAGCAATCCTTGCAGACAGCCCGCCTCCCAATTCGTGAGTACATGGTAAAAGCTGTAAACACCAAGAACTACCACTCGGAGACACTAGCAATTAATCAAG CCCATTCTCAGGGAGCAGGACTGCACCATTCAGCTTTGCACAATTCAATGTGA
- the TRMT10B gene encoding tRNA methyltransferase 10 homolog B isoform X1: MEGGEGEAGEAAALHEALRLLRIEPAAAGPSAAAGAGGAAPCSRNVLRKRRRWERVLAARRRRRRQERERSRARRDGGRGAARRHSKALAEQRLLEARASGPRLCVDLGMADRMSLKETSRLASQIRRLYGANRQAEKPFWLYLTEFVVGSLIYEECFRMNDGFSNYLMDTTQESYLDLFPLDAIVYLTPDSENVLEDIDPKKVYILGGLVDESIHKKLTLRRAQEQSLQTARLPIREYMVKAVNTKNYHSETLAINQVPNVLQPVEYVVWLAMDKRIRAWYMSLFLTVFDVLSTYYKTRSWPDALKAGVSSGKGYVLPDAEK; encoded by the exons ATGGAGGGCGGCGAGGGCGAggcgggggaggcggcggcgctcCACGAAGCGCTGCGGCTGCTCCGCATCGAgccggcggccgcggggccgagcgcggcggcgggggcgggcggagCGGCGCCGTGCTCG AGGAACGTCCTGCGGAAGCGGAGGCGCTGGGAGCGGGTGCTGGCGGcgcggaggaggcggcggcggcaggaGAGGGAGCGGAGCCGGGCGCGGCGGGACGGGGGCCGAG GGGCCGCCCGGCGGCACAGCAAGGCCCTGGCGGAGCAGCGGCTGCTGGAGGCGCGGGCGTCGGGGCCCCGGCTCTGCGTGGACCTCGGCATGGCCGACCGCATGTCGCTGAAG GAAACCAGCCGCCTCGCTTCGCAGATCAGGAGGCTCTACGGGGCCAACAGGCAGGCCGAGAAGCCGTTCTGGCTCTACCTGACGGAGTTTGTCGTGGGCTCGTTGATCTACGAGGAGTGCTTCCGCATGAACGACGGCTTCTCCAATTACTTG ATGGATACTACTCAAGAAAGTTACCTGGACCTGTTTCCTTTAGATGCAATTGTTTATCTCACTCCTGACTCTGAGaatg TCCTTGAAGATATTGATCCCAAAAAAGTGTACATCCTTGGAGGCCTGGTGGATGAAAGTATTCACAAG AAGCTGACTCTGCGAAGGGCACAAGAGCAATCCTTGCAGACAGCCCGCCTCCCAATTCGTGAGTACATGGTAAAAGCTGTAAACACCAAGAACTACCACTCGGAGACACTAGCAATTAATCAAG TTCCTAATGTTCTGCAGCCAGTGGAATATGTAGTATGGCTTGCCATGGATAAGCGTATCAGAGCATGGTACATGTCTCTGTTCCTAACAGTCTTTGATGTCTTGTCAACTTACTACAAGACCCGAAGTTGGCCAGATGCCTTGAAAGCTGGAGTTTCTTCTGGAAAAGGCTACGTGCTTCCAGATGCAGAGAAGTAA
- the TRMT10B gene encoding tRNA methyltransferase 10 homolog B isoform X5 — protein MEGGEGEAGEAAALHEALRLLRIEPAAAGPSAAAGAGGAAPCSRNVLRKRRRWERVLAARRRRRRQERERSRARRDGGRGAARRHSKALAEQRLLEARASGPRLCVDLGMADRMSLKETSRLASQIRRLYGANRQAEKPFWLYLTEFVVGSLIYEECFRMNDGFSNYLMDTTQESYLDLFPLDAIVYLTPDSENVLEDIDPKKVYILGGLVDESIHKNFKVLPGSSTRQRPEQSE, from the exons ATGGAGGGCGGCGAGGGCGAggcgggggaggcggcggcgctcCACGAAGCGCTGCGGCTGCTCCGCATCGAgccggcggccgcggggccgagcgcggcggcgggggcgggcggagCGGCGCCGTGCTCG AGGAACGTCCTGCGGAAGCGGAGGCGCTGGGAGCGGGTGCTGGCGGcgcggaggaggcggcggcggcaggaGAGGGAGCGGAGCCGGGCGCGGCGGGACGGGGGCCGAG GGGCCGCCCGGCGGCACAGCAAGGCCCTGGCGGAGCAGCGGCTGCTGGAGGCGCGGGCGTCGGGGCCCCGGCTCTGCGTGGACCTCGGCATGGCCGACCGCATGTCGCTGAAG GAAACCAGCCGCCTCGCTTCGCAGATCAGGAGGCTCTACGGGGCCAACAGGCAGGCCGAGAAGCCGTTCTGGCTCTACCTGACGGAGTTTGTCGTGGGCTCGTTGATCTACGAGGAGTGCTTCCGCATGAACGACGGCTTCTCCAATTACTTG ATGGATACTACTCAAGAAAGTTACCTGGACCTGTTTCCTTTAGATGCAATTGTTTATCTCACTCCTGACTCTGAGaatg TCCTTGAAGATATTGATCCCAAAAAAGTGTACATCCTTGGAGGCCTGGTGGATGAAAGTATTCACAAG AACTTCAAGGTTCTGCCTGGATCCAGCACCAGGCAGAGACCAGAACAGTCCGAGTGA